In Centroberyx gerrardi isolate f3 chromosome 20, fCenGer3.hap1.cur.20231027, whole genome shotgun sequence, a genomic segment contains:
- the LOC139923907 gene encoding neurogenic differentiation factor 2-like — protein MASPSPPGEASLCECGRMSITGSHVMALANDVPAIWAWHQSWLLATMLSRLFSEVLPDVQRLAAGWVDDSESEDCKAKEDEHEPCHLGDDDLDDNEAQEGSSRAESEMAGDDDEDEEVEEEECGDENGGDKPKKRGPKKRQMTAARMERSKVRRQKANARERTRMHDLNSALDNLRKVVPCYSKTQKLSKIETLRLAKNYIWALGEILRNGKRPDVVSYVQTLCKGLSQPTTNLVAGCLQLNTRNFLTEQCPDGGRFHVPSSPFSVHPYSYQCSRLASPHYQPGSGALNLRGHSYGSGYEAVYPPGGTSPDYSSPDYEGQHSPPGCLNGGLSGRQQESSETDRNYHYSMHYSGLTTSRPSHSIPFGPSGARSGAAHSENIPPFHDVHLHHDRAPPYEDLNAFFHN, from the exons aTGGCGAGTCCCTCTCCCCCAGGGGAAGCCAGTCTCTGTGAATGCGGCCGCATGTCAATCACCGGCTCTCATGTGATGGCTCTTGCCAATGACGTGCCAGCCATATGGGCCTGGCATCAGAGCTG gtTGCTTGCCACCATGTTGAGCCGTCTGTTCAGCGAGGTGCTGCCGGACGTCCAGAGGCTCGCGGCTGGTTGGGTGGACGACAGTGAGAGCGAGGACTGTAAGGCCAAGGAGGACGAGCACGAGCCCTGTCACCTTGGGGATGACGACCTGGACGATAATGAGGCGCAAGAAGGTAGCAGTCGGGCCGAGTCCGAAATGGCGGGCGACGacgatgaagatgaggaggtcGAGGAAGAGGAATGCGGGGATGAGAACGGTGGAGACAAACCCAAGAAGCGCGGCCCAAAGAAACGCCAGATGACAGCGGCGCGCATGGAGCGCTCCAAGGTGCGCCGGCAGAAGGCCAACGCGCGGGAGCGCACGCGCATGCACGACTTGAACTCTGCGCTCGACAACCTGCGCAAAGTGGTGCCATGCTACTCCAAAACCCAGAAACTCTCCAAGATAGAGACTCTGAGACTGGCCAAGAATTACATCTGGGCCCTTGGAGAGATTTTACGCAACGGGAAACGTCCGGACGTCGTGTCCTACGTGCAGACGTTGTGTAAAGGCCTGTCCCAGCCCACTACCAACCTGGTGGCTGGCTGTCTGCAGCTCAACACCAGGAACTTCCTGACCGAACAGTGTCCGGACGGAGGCCGCTTCCATGTGCCCAGCTCTCCTTTCTCCGTCCATCCTTACTCCTACCAGTGTTCTCGCCTCGCCAGTCCTCACTATCAGCCCGGCTCCGGTGCGCTCAATTTGCGGGGCCACTCCTACGGCTCTGGGTACGAGGCTGTGTACCCGCCAGGCGGGACGTCCCCTGATTACAGCAGCCCGGACTACGAGGGCCAGCACAGCCCGCCCGGCTGCCTCAACGGCGGCCTGTCCGGGAGGCAGCAGGAGTCCTCCGAGACAGACAGGAACTATCATTACTCTATGCATTACTCCGGATTGACCACGTCCCGGCCCTCCCACAGCATACCCTTTGGTCCCTCGGGAGCGCGCAGTGGTGCTGCGCATTCCGAAAACATTCCGCCGTTCCATGACGTGCACTTGCACCATGACAGGGCGCCCCCGTATGAGGATCTCAATGCTTTTTTCCACAACTGA